A genomic segment from Zygotorulaspora mrakii chromosome 1, complete sequence encodes:
- the ATR1 gene encoding borate transporter (similar to Saccharomyces cerevisiae ATR1 (YML116W) and YMR279C; ancestral locus Anc_8.843) has translation MSKPSECRRVDSNELPREEKSEIYKNQTLTRQKESSWQDPDYFDSAWKEYTFVISGMVAQLLNQAGSTMTLPLINVLSKELNTQEHSESWLMASFPLVSGSFILVSGRLGDIYGLKKTLLFGYIILIVWSLICGLTNYSNSGKFFIVSRAFQGFGISFILPNVLGIVGNIYKPETKRKNMVISLIGMCAPLGATLGTFFSGLIVVKSERNWPWTFYAYTIAATINLFISYSVIPNNIPTNTHGFSMDWIGAAIGISGLILFNFVWNQAPIVGWDVGYIIALLIVSVFLIIGFFVFELNGVKVPLLPEEVSCNRANIMILGSMFLGWGSFGIWTFYYFQIVLNLRQYSPVWAGGTYFMFAIWGCIAALTVAFSIKRVGPAVLLLFSLIAFDCGSIILSVTPVHETYFRSCLGAMIILSFGMDLSFPAASIILSDELPMQYQGMAGSLVNTVVNYSMSLFLGIGGTVERQINKTGLELLKGYRAALYFAIGSASLGVLISGIFVMERIWKHNRVKKASQQSDSWGTD, from the coding sequence ATGTCCAAACCGAGCGAATGCCGTAGGGTTGATAGTAATGAATTACCTcgtgaagaaaaatcagaGATCTACAAGAATCAAACACTTACTCGTCAGAAAGAAAGCTCGTGGCAGGATCCGGACTATTTTGATAGTGCGTGGAAGGAATACACGTTTGTGATATCTGGTATGGTAGCAcaacttttgaatcaagCAGGAAGCACAATGACTTTGCCACTAATAAATGTTTTATCCAAAGAGCTAAATACACAAGAACACAGTGAATCATGGCTTATGGCTTCCTTCCCCCTTGTTTCTGGGTCTTTCATTTTAGTGAGTGGAAGATTGGGCGATATCTATGgtttaaaaaaaacactACTTTTCGGTTATATCATTTTAATAGTTTGGTCACTGATATGCGGTTTAACTAACTATTCAAACAGCggcaaatttttcatcgtcaGTAGAGCATTTCAAGGCTTTGGTATATCATTTATTCTACCGAATGTTTTGGGAATAGTAGgaaatatatataagcCAGAAACTAAAAGGAAGAACATGGTTATTAGCTTAATTGGGATGTGTGCACCTCTAGGCGCTACCTTGGGAACGTTTTTTTCCGGCTTAATTGTAGTAAAATCAGAAAGGAATTGGCCTTGGACATTCTATGCGTACACAATAGCAGCAACGAtcaatcttttcatcagttATTCTGTAATTCCTAATAATATACCCACTAATACTCACGGATTTTCTATGGATTGGATTGGCGCTGCTATTGGAATTTCGGGATTAATTCTGTTCAATTTTGTGTGGAATCAGGCACCTATTGTGGGATGGGATGTGGGCTATATAATCGCCCTCTTAATTGTTTCTGTGTTCCTGATAATAGGTTTTTTTGTCTTCGAATTGAATGGGGTCAAAGTTCCTTTACTTCCTGAAGAGGTATCTTGCAACCGAGCAAACATAATGATTCTGGGTTCAATGTTTCTAGGTTGGGGCTCATTCGGAATTTGGACATTTTACTACTTTCAAATTGTGTTGAACCTTAGACAGTATTCTCCAGTGTGGGCGGGAGGTACTTACTTCATGTTTGCAATTTGGGGGTGTATTGCAGCATTGACTGTTGCGTTCTCCATCAAACGTGTTGGACCAGCAGTTCTTTTACTATTTTCACTGATAGCTTTTGATTGTGGGTCAATTATATTGAGTGTGACGCCTGTACACGAAACATACTTCCGCTCTTGTTTGGGCGCAATGATTATATTATCATTTGGAATGGATCTTTCTTTCCCAGCAGCATCAATCATATTAAGCGACGAATTACCTATGCAATATCAGGGAATGGCTGGTTCTTTAGTAAACACTGTAGTAAATTATTCAATGTCACTTTTTCTCGGAATTGGTGGAACGGTTGAACGTCAAATCAATAAAACAGGGCTTGAATTATTGAAAGGATATAGAGCTGCTTTATATTTCGCTATTGGTTCTGCATCTCTAGGAGTATTGATTAGTGGAATTTTCGTCATGGAGAGGATTTGGAAGCATAATAGAGTTAAGAAAGCTTCACAGCAAAGTGATTCATGGGGAACTGACTAA
- the FCP1 gene encoding protein serine/threonine phosphatase (similar to Saccharomyces cerevisiae FCP1 (YMR277W); ancestral locus Anc_8.839), with protein sequence MTTPVFSPDGLPYPITIDQLIAPIGSYVEKGNRLFAYKFWYMVEIANSPDDNDIIAGTEQHAKKKVRESIEFFEAPFEGRLMSWNVDKDDEVASSRQIICEITRPCNHDIVYGGLCTLCGKEVDENDQLNTNLAISHTDTNLKVSRKEAADIENNLKARLRKDEKLILVVDLDQTVIHCGVDPTIGEWKNDPSNPNYETLKDVKLFALEEEPILPLFYMGPKPPVRQCRYYVKVRPGLKEFFEGIAPLFEMHIYTMATRAYALEIAKIIDPDGSLFANRILSRDENGSLTQKSLERLFPTDQSMVVIIDDRGDVWDWSPNLIKVVPYNFFVGVGDINSNFLPRQQNTMLQVGRRLRNKEKESDELITDIMDTEKILQEKIDEEVKRQEEKLSHQISSNEESTASETKEDFTKKLEYSASLEVQQQNRPLATLQKHMHNQRLLVDDDDELYHLKETLMSVHKKYYESYERGDFQDTNIRTLMPIMKRKVFENLSFVFSGLIPLGTDIRKADIVLWTHMFGANSFSDVDENTTHVITRSSGTYKARMAKALNDKIKIVHPDWVFECMVTWKHVNEKPYELIIEEPATEQELEDFKRKLEQRKRMAEEQERHGLEFNSVDKSAKDDTVNLFAAGTSWLNDEEDEEFLDDIEDDEVEDEDEDEYEEQDAEEDGRAPDYQKESESTSHVDHSRNQHSEPATTNDVTISKAVSEESDRKRPLGDIDGSNYDQNSLKRYHIRRDADVAEEEDDESGSDLEDELLNALDD encoded by the coding sequence ATGACGACACCGGTATTCTCTCCAGATGGTCTACCTTACCCCATTACGATTGACCAGCTGATTGCACCAATCGGTAGTTACGTGGAGAAAGGGAATCGTTTATTTGCGTATAAGTTTTGGTATATGGTGGAAATAGCCAATTCCCCAGATGACAACGATATTATCGCTGGTACTGAGCAACATGCCAAGAAAAAGGTTCGAGAGTCCATTGAGTTTTTTGAGGCCCCATTTGAAGGTCGCCTCATGAGTTGGAATGTCgacaaagatgatgaagtgGCCTCATCGCGTCAAATTATCTGTGAGATAACGAGGCCTTGTAATCATGATATCGTTTATGGTGGATTGTGCACCCTATGCGGCAAAgaagttgatgaaaatgatcaatTGAATACAAATCTGGCCATATCACATACGGATACAAATTTAAAGGTGAGCAGAAAGGAAGCTGcagatattgaaaacaatCTAAAAGCAAGGTTACGAAAGGATGAGAAGTTAATACTAGTTGTAGATCTGGATCAAACTGTGATACATTGTGGTGTGGATCCTACCATCGGTGAATGGAAAAATGACCCTTCAAACCCGAACTATGAGACCTTAAAAGATGTCAAGCTGTTTGCATTAGAAGAGGAACCCATTCTACCCTTATTCTACATGGGACCAAAACCCCCAGTACGGCAATGCCGCTATTATGTTAAAGTTAGACCAGGCCTTaaagagttttttgaaGGCATAGCTCCGTTGTTTGAGATGCATATCTATACTATGGCTACTAGAGCATACGCTTTAGAAATTGCCAAAATTATCGATCCAGATGGATCTCTATTTGCAAATCGTATATTATCTAGGGATGAAAACGGTTCCCTCACCCaaaaatctttggaaaGATTATTTCCGACAGATCAGTCAATGGTAGTAATCATCGATGACAGGGGAGACGTATGGGATTGGTCTCCTAATCTAATCAAAGTAGTGCCatataatttttttgttggaGTTGGTGATATCAATTCGAACTTTTTACCCAGACAACAAAATACTATGCTTCAAGTTGGAAGGCGACTGCGTAACAAGGAAAAAGAGTCTGACGAGCTCATCACAGATATCATGGACACAGAAAAAATActacaagaaaaaatagatGAGGAAGTTAAAAGACAAGAAGAGAAGCTCAGTCATCAAATAAGCTCAAATGAAGAATCAACAGCATctgaaacaaaagaagattttACCAAAAAACTTGAGTATTCTGCGTCATTAGAAGttcaacagcaaaataGACCTCTCGCTACACTACAGAAACATATGCATAACCAGAGATTACTTGtggatgatgatgacgagCTTTACCATTTAAAGGAAACTTTGATGAGTGTtcacaaaaaatattacgAATCTTACGAGCGTGGTGACTTCCAAGATACAAATATCAGAACTCTGATGCCAATAATGAAACGCAaggtttttgaaaatcttaGCTTTGTATTTTCTGGACTAATACCTCTGGGTACTGATATAAGAAAAGCGGATATTGTGCTGTGGACGCATATGTTTGGGGCTAACAGCTTCTCAGATGTAGATGAAAATACTACTCATGTGATCACTCGATCTTCTGGAACATATAAAGCTAGGATGGCGAAAGCGCTCAATGATAAGATAAAAATTGTGCATCCAGACTGGGTGTTTGAGTGCATGGTTACCTGGAAGCATGTTAATGAGAAGCCATATGAGCTCATTATTGAAGAGCCTGCGACGGAACAGGAATTAGAAGACTTCAAGAGAAAACTAGAACAACGGAAACGCATGGCAGAGGAACAGGAAAGGCATGGATTGGAGTTCAACTCAGTGGATAAGTCTGCAAAAGACGATACTGTCAATTTGTTTGCCGCTGGAACTTCGTGGCTGaacgatgaagaagatgaggaaTTTCtagatgatattgaagatgacgaagttgaggatgaagatgaagatgagtATGAAGAACAAGATGCTGAAGAAGATGGAAGGGCCCCCGATTATCAGAAAGAGAGTGAGTCCACGTCACATGTTGATCACTCAAGGAATCAGCATTCGGAGCCAGCTACCACTAACGATGTAACAATTTCTAAGGCTGTTAGTGAAGAATCGGACAGGAAAAGGCCTCTGGGTGATATCGACGGAAGTAATTACGATCAGAACTCTCTTAAGAGGTATCACATTAGACGCGATGCCGACGTAGCcgaagaggaagatgatgaaagcgGTTCGGATTTAGAGGATGAACTTCTAAACGCATTGGACGACTGA
- the VAN1 gene encoding Van1p (similar to Saccharomyces cerevisiae VAN1 (YML115C); ancestral locus Anc_8.842) has translation MGFLGDLKGKKKGDDNYRLPVSRSKLSPKPKMRMFTWSSLQKRRIATYGLLVAMLLLLFRSRVTWEWRPAKGSTALSHSSWQNTRQKSYGTIILEDEAYYDYDFEPIDPAIVSKFTSGEASYLLSEFGGAELSAEDKKKYETEVSAVLGATVDEYELQNFAGTANGAENNEHLLLCVPLRDAEKVLPLMFKHLMNITYPHELIDLAFLVSDCSKGDHTLEALTTYSRYLQNGTLQQVFYDMDTDSEAQISKGTEKLYLTYMDQNYINKVKQAFSPPFHENYDKPFRSVQIFQKDFGQDIGQGFSDRHAVKVQGIRRKLMARARNWLTANALKPYHSWVYWRDADVELCPGSIIQDLMSKGYDVMVPNVWRPLPLFLDAEQPYDLNSWIESNQALDLAKTLHEDDVIVEGYAEYPTWRFHLAYAREANSNPNEVIDLDGVGGVSILAKAELFRRGVQFPAFTFENHAETEAFGKMAKKMGYRVGGLPHYTLWHIYEPSDDDQAMIAEKEREKRRE, from the coding sequence ATGGGTTTCTTGGGAGACTTGAAagggaagaagaagggCGATGACAACTACAGGCTACCAGTGTCACGTTCAAAATTGAGTCCCAAACCCAAAATGAGAATGTTTACGTGGAGTTCTTTGCAGAAGAGACGAATAGCTACCTATGGGTTGCTGGTTGCTATGCTTTTGTTGCTTTTTAGGTCTCGAGTGACATGGGAATGGAGACCAGCAAAGGGATCGACGGCACTATCGCACAGTAGCTGGCAAAACACACGCCAAAAATCATATGGCACCATCATTTTGGAAGATGAAGCTTACtatgattatgattttgaaCCTATTGATCCTGCGATTGTCAGTAAGTTTACGAGCGGTGAAGCAAGCTATTTGCTCTCAGAGTTTGGCGGTGCCGAATTGTCCGCTGAAGATAAGAAGAAATACGAAACAGAGGTATCCGCTGTACTTGGGGCGACAGTTGATGAGTACGAGCTCCAGAATTTTGCAGGTACAGCTAATGGGGCTGAAAATAATGAGCATTTGCTTTTATGTGTGCCATTGAGGGATGCCGAAAAGGTTTTACCGCTCATGTTTAAacatttgatgaatataaCTTATCCGCATGAACTCATAGATCTTGCATTTTTGGTCAGTGATTGTTCTAAAGGTGATCATACATTGGAGGCACTGACGACATATTCTCGCTATTTACAAAATGGGACGTTACAACAAGTTTTCTATGATATGGATACTGATTCGGAAGCTCAGATTAGCAAAGGCACAGAAAAATTGTATTTAACATATATGGACCAGAACTACATCAATAAGGTAAAGCAAGCTTTCAGTCCCCCCTTTCATGAAAATTATGATAAACCTTTCCGTTCcgttcaaatttttcaaaaagattttggCCAAGACATCGGACAAGGTTTCAGTGACAGGCATGCAGTTAAAGTTCAGGGTATTAGGAGAAAACTTATGGCCAGAGCTAGAAACTGGCTAACGGCTAATGCTTTGAAACCTTATCACTCTTGGGTTTATTGGAGAGACGCTGATGTCGAATTATGTCCGGGATCTATTATCCAAGACTTGATGTCAAAAGGTTATGATGTAATGGTACCTAACGTCTGGAGACCGCTGCCGCTATTTTTGGATGCTGAGCAGCCATACGATTTGAATTCATGGATTGAATCAAATCAAGCGTTGGATTTAGCCAAGACACTGCATGAAGACGATGTCATAGTCGAAGGCTATGCCGAGTATCCAACTTGGAGATTCCATTTAGCATATGCTAGGGAAGCAAATAGCAATCCAAATGAAGTAATAGACTTGGATGGCGTTGGAGGAGTATCAATTCTGGCAAAAGCGGAGTTATTCAGGCGTGGTGTGCAGTTTCCTGCTTTCACTTTCGAGAATCATGCAGAAACAGAAGCCTTTGGTAAAATGGCTAAGAAAATGGGGTATAGAGTAGGTGGATTACCTCATTATACATTATGGCATATATATGAGCCAAGTGACGATGATCAGGCAATGATAGCGGAAAAAGagagagagaaaagaagagaataG
- the DSK2 gene encoding ubiquitin domain-containing protein DSK2 (similar to Saccharomyces cerevisiae DSK2 (YMR276W); ancestral locus Anc_8.837): MIKVYIKSGQNKWEVSIDASKTVGEFKEEISKVSEIPAGNQRLIYSGKILKDDQTVESYHILDGHSVHLVKSGGNNVSGGATGAAGATGRSGNGSANAGGNAESVPSNLSAGQAGGFNPLSDLTGARYAGYTNLPSADMFGPDGGLTNMPNQDDMLRMLDNPIMQSQMNEMLSNPQMIDFMIQSNPQLQAMGPQARQLLQSPFFRQMLTNPQMLRQGMQLANTMGSSGLGGDGAAAFPAPGEPGSEQQEQRGNDTNANADAGAVNPLASMLNPGSNPFAAMLNSGNFGASAGGGAADTTGGTGASLPAFDPSMLSSLLGMPQAPQATAQDNRPPEERYEQQLRQLNDMGFFEFDRNVAALRRSGGSVQGALDSLLNGDV, encoded by the coding sequence GAGagttcaaagaagaaatcagtAAGGTATCTGAGATTCCAGCTGGAAACCAACGTCTCATTTACTCTGGtaagattttgaaagacgACCAAACGGTAGAAAGCTATCATATACTGGATGGGCATTCGGTGCACTTGGTAAAATCTGGTGGAAACAATGTTAGTGGCGGCGCCACTGGCGCGGCGGGGGCCACTGGTAGAAGTGGCAACGGTAGTGCTAATGCCGGTGGCAACGCCGAAAGCGTACCCTCAAACTTAAGTGCCGGTCAAGCCGGTGGCTTCAATCCGCTAAGCGATTTGACGGGTGCTCGTTACGCCGGTTATACCAATTTGCCCTCTGCTGATATGTTCGGGCCTGATGGCGGATTGACCAACATGCCCAACCAAGATGATATGTTGCGTATGTTGGATAATCCTATTATGCAGTCACAAATGAACGAGATGTTGAGCAACCCGCAAATGATCGACTTCATGATTCAGTCCAATCCTCAATTGCAGGCCATGGGCCCGCAGGCGAGACAGTTGTTGCAAAGCCCTTTTTTCAGACAAATGTTGACGAACCCACAAATGCTTAGACAGGGCATGCAACTCGCAAATACCATGGGCTCCAGCGGATTAGGAGGAGATGGTGCAGCTGCATTTCCTGCACCAGGCGAGCCAGGTTCAGAACAGCAAGAACAGCGTGGTAATGATACCAATGCTAATGCGGATGCGGGTGCTGTTAACCCATTGGCCAGTATGTTGAATCCAGGTAGCAATCCATTCGCAGCAATGTTGAATAGCGGTAATTTTGGAGCATCTGCTGGTGGTGGTGCTGCAGATACCACCGGTGGCACCGGTGCCAGCTTACCTGCATTTGATCCTTCTATGCTGTCGTCTTTGCTGGGAATGCCACAAGCTCCCCAAGCTACTGCACAAGACAACAGACCACCTGAAGAACGTTACGAACAACAGTTGAGACAGTTAAATGACATgggattttttgaatttgatagaAACGTTGCGGCGCTAAGACGAAGCGGTGGATCTGTTCAGGGAGCACTCGATAGCTTATTAAACGGTGATGTCtga
- the TAF8 gene encoding Taf8p (similar to Saccharomyces cerevisiae TAF8 (YML114C); ancestral locus Anc_8.838), which translates to MSVLTNLNKNKKCKVQQITDFPNKKKPEAMADPAKPRYIQLTKLPNLKEVNHVAQETSVDRILAKAIALQLKPLNAEMTKFAFDHLLMLIDDQLDEMIGQLHRISNIQRRESMAKCDIQLFLQGFNVSPSDLDVQGQLSQYISLNFKKEYDSLHAMKESYAGAAEDDVEQIENVLTTLVPPSNSLKYSIPRWFPALPPDHTYKFTPQFNHPITDEVMIRKKIVEEGKNSELALLHLLDRSVESTSDKPIPDFDEKLAAEETNSIYGFSRQKKQRNFTSSSSTGLFCTLPQTNFNVEEYARSRVEIARRKVVEFEQKALQLETNPFLKGSRLIISSNDKITKKQVNREIKTMLRRSFFSMLKSIPDLQIKKKHASEDAEKKRDERLAKMKILHEQKRKETNEKVKNGEINLLDLAHQDEFFGSLDSSDEEGQSGFNLELQSHSQPQEQSREVTSPEPAQDLNLTDQPIKDNISDKENAGFENFQQDPTNGHVNLDNKQQGDLSHIQQHHASSEGDDDGTGFLFNDIANVDDQDSAGIEI; encoded by the coding sequence ATGAGCGTACTGACGAACTTgaacaaaaacaaaaaatgtaaagTTCAGCAAATAACTGACTTTCCtaacaaaaaaaagccAGAAGCGATGGCTGATCCAGCCAAGCCTAGGTACATTCAACTAACGAAGCtaccaaatttgaaagaagtCAACCATGTGGCGCAAGAAACGTCCGTTGACAGAATCCTTGCTAAGGCGATAGCATTACAACTGAAACCACTGAATGCGGAAATGACAAAATTTGCATTTGACCATCTGCTGATGTTGATAGATGATCaacttgatgaaatgatAGGACAATTGCACAGGATAAGCAACATTCAAAGGAGAGAATCTATGGCAAAATGCGACATAcagctttttttgcagGGATTCAATGTGTCACCATCAGACCTCGACGTACAAGGACAACTGTCACAATATATTAGTttgaacttcaaaaaagaatatgatTCACTGCATGCGATGAAGGAGAGTTATGCGGGGGCTGCAGAAGACGATGTTGAACAAATAGAAAATGTTTTGACAACACTTGTGCCACCCAGCAATTCACtaaaatattcaatacCCCGATGGTTTCCAGCATTACCACCAGATCATACCTATAAATTCACTCCCCAATTCAACCATCCAATAACCGACGAAGTGAtgataaggaaaaaaatagtggaagaaggaaagaatTCGGAACTTGCATTATTACACTTATTGGATCGCAGCGTTGAGTCTACAAGTGATAAACCTATACCAGATTTCGACGAAAAACTAGCCGCTGAGGAGACAAATTCTATATATGGATTTAGCAGGCAAAAAAAGCAGAGAAATTTCACCAGTTCGAGCTCTACTGGCCTTTTCTGCACTTTACCGCAGACAAACTTTAATGTTGAAGAATACGCTAGAAGTCGTGTCGAGATTGCACGAAGAAAAGTAGTGGAATTTGAGCAAAAAGCTCTACAATTGGAGACAAACCCATTTTTGAAGGGTTCAAGGTTAATAATATCCTCTAATGataaaattacaaaaaaacaagtaAATAGAGAAATCAAGACAATGCTGAGAAGGTCGTTTTTTAGTATGCTAAAAAGTATTCCCGATCTacaaatcaaaaagaagcaCGCTAGTGAAGACGCTGAGAAGAAGAGGGATGAAAGACTggcaaagatgaaaatCTTACATgaacagaaaagaaaagagacaAATGAGAAAGTTAAAAATGGTGAGATAAACCTTTTGGACTTGGCTCATCAAGACGAATTCTTCGGATCGTTGGATAGCAGCGATGAGGAGGGCCAATCTGGCTTTAATCTTGAACTTCAATCACACTCTCAACCGCAGGAACAATCACGAGAGGTAACTTCCCCGGAACCTGCACAGGATTTGAATTTAACGGATCAGCCCATCAAGGACAATATTTCTGACAAGGAAAACGCtggttttgaaaatttccaGCAAGACCCGACAAATGGTCACGTAAATCTCGACAACAAACAGCAAGGGGATTTGAGTCATATCCAACAACATCATGCTAGTAGTGaaggtgatgatgatggcaCTGGATTTTTATTTAATGACATTGCGAATGTAGATGATCAGGATAGTGCTGGCATAGAAATATGA
- the PRM15 gene encoding phosphoribomutase PRM15 (similar to Saccharomyces cerevisiae YMR278W; ancestral locus Anc_8.840), with protein MSTHGEIDYESIPQFLRPSCERWLSQDRNTATRSEIMNLICNRDWNELHNRFDARIAFGTAGLRARMEAGFSRMNTLVVIQATQGLALYVKRQFPDNLVAVVGHDHRHHSHEFAAVTAATFLEAGFKVYYLNDKNHFTHTPMVPFTVDQVEASVGVMITASHNPKMDNGYKVYYANGCQIIPPHDKGIAASIDENLNLWTNAWKSEEVIDSNLARGTFIYAQKEMTSKYVSKMCKSLVIEGTKSLLETAKPWFVYTAMHGVGGSIFSRIMGEILGLKSGRDYLEVEQQCKPDPDFPTVSFPNPEEKGALDLSIALADRNGISLVLANDPDADRFSAAVKKPETGKWQQLSGNQIGFLFAYYEFQCYEQKSTEFKKSHPLAMLSSTVSSQMIKRMAEIEGFYFEDTLTGFKWIGNRAISLVQEGYYIPFSFEEAIGYMFPQMEFDKDGISAAVVFLQAYKLWSSNSHKNPLDLLKQGYERYGFFKEYNGYFYVSKPEILIDLFAKVRQYRNMSGKCYPTEIGSEFDVISFRDLTLGFQSDTKDHKPTLPVDPSSQMITVAAKLRNSDDREQIRFTLRGSGTEPKLKVYIESCAQSESRALSLAKLASEVLQREWLIPGVGGLSKEFHRT; from the coding sequence ATGTCAACTCATGGGGAAATAGATTATGAATCGATACCACAGTTCTTGCGCCCATCCTGCGAGCGGTGGTTATCACAAGATAGAAATACGGCGACCCGCTCGGAAATTATGAACCTTATATGCAATAGGGATTGGAATGAGCTGCACAACCGGTTCGATGCAAGAATTGCGTTTGGCACAGCAGGGTTGCGTGCTCGTATGGAGGCAGGTTTCAGTCGAATGAATACTTTGGTGGTTATTCAGGCAACTCAGGGTTTGGCTCTGTATGTCAAGCGTCAGTTTCCAGATAATTTAGTGGCTGTAGTGGGTCACGATCATAGGCATCACTCTCATGAATTTGCAGCTGTTACAGCGGCTACGTTTTTGGAAGCAGGATTCAAAGTTTATTATCTCAATGACAAGAATCACTTTACTCATACCCCTATGGTGCCTTTTACCGTTGATCAAGTCGAAGCCTCAGTTGGTGTCATGATTACCGCCAGTCATAATCCAAAGATGGATAATGGCTACAAAGTTTATTATGCTAATGGCTGCCAAATAATCCCTCCCCACGACAAGGGAATTGCAGCCAGCATTGAtgagaatttgaatttatgGACCAACGCTTGGAAGTCTGAGGAGGTAATCGACAGTAATCTGGCTAGGGGAACCTTCATTTATGCTCAAAAGGAAATGACTAGCAAAtatgtttcaaaaatgtgCAAGTCTCTCGTTATTGAGGGCACTAAATCTTTACTGGAAACAGCAAAACCGTGGTTCGTATACACAGCCATGCATGGGGTGGGCGGCTCTATTTTCAGTCGCATAATGGGTGAAATATTAGGTTTGAAGTCAGGGAGAGACTATTTAGAGGTTGAGCAGCAATGCAAGCCTGATCCTGATTTCCCAACGGTCTCATTTCCAAATCCAGAAGAGAAAGGAGCATTGGATCTATCAATTGCATTAGCGGATAGAAACGGTATCTCTTTAGTACTAGCTAATGATCCTGATGCAGACAGATTTTCGGCTGCCGTCAAGAAACCAGAAACTGGCAAGTGGCAACAACTATCAGGAAACCAAATAGGCTTCTTGTTCGCTTATTACGAGTTCCAATGCTACGAACAAAAATCAACGGAATTTAAAAAGTCCCATCCCTTAGCAATGTTGAGCTCCACAGTTTCCTCtcaaatgataaaaagaatGGCGGAAATTGAGGGATTCTATTTTGAGGATACACTAACCGGCTTTAAGTGGATTGGAAACCGTGCAATTTCCTTAGTACAAGAAGGTTATTATATTCCTTTTTCGTTTGAGGAGGCAATTGGCTATATGTTTCCCCAAATGGAATTTGACAAGGATGGAATTAGTGCTGCCGTTGTATTTCTGCAGGCCTATAAACTATGGTCATCAAACTCGCACAAGAATCCATTGGATCTATTAAAGCAGGGTTACGAGCGGTATGGTTTCTTCAAGGAATACAATGGATACTTTTATGTCAGTAAACCCGAAATTTTGATAGATCTCTTTGCTAAAGTGAGGCAGTACCGCAATATGTCTGGCAAATGCTACCCTACTGAAATTGGTTCGGAATTCGATGTCATCTCTTTTAGAGATTTGACTTTAGGTTTCCAATCGGATACAAAGGATCACAAGCCTACGCTACCAGTCGATCCTTCTTCACAAATGATCACTGTCGCAGCAAAACTACGTAACTCAGACGATAGGGAACAGATTAGGTTCACACTCAGAGGGTCGGGCACAGAGCCGAAGTTAAAAGTATATATAGAATCATGTGCTCAAAGCGAATCAAGAGCACTGTCCCTAGCAAAATTAGCCTCGGAAGTACTTCAGAGGGAATGGTTGATTCCTGGCGTCGGCGGTTTATCCAAGGAATTTCACAGGACATAA